tttaatcctgtgatgttGGGTTTCTTGgggacagggatgatggtggagcgtttgaagcaggagggaatgGCCTCTGTAGGCAGTCAagtttttcaaaccattccaaacagcagaagcgtctccatgtgagaagcttttctttagcttctcactgtagcttctcttcgctgctttgatctccttggtcagtttgttcctgtcctgcttatacaggtcctGGTCCAAACTGCTGTGAGGCTCTTCCTGATCCCTGCGCAGCTGCCTCAGATGAGAAGGGAACCAAGGTGTATTgtaaggtcttggtctgcacacacatgtcctcacagaaactgatgtatgatcttatttgcagaaatgttttaattacattGTATTTACAGAAAAGTTTTAATTAAGCCAAATTGAAGGGTTTCTGAGCATGTAAGGCCTGTTAATGGTCATGCTACAGCACCTCAATTGAATGTACCGCCAGACATTGACTGGGCCCATGCAAAACCTAATTTAGTTTCCATTCACGGGTCAAAtttctggtgtgctttggatcattgtcctgccgTATAATCCAAGAGTGCTTGTGCTGAAGGTTACAAACTGATGGTCAgatattctccttcaggattttctggcagAGAGGCAGAATTCATGCTTCCACCAGGTCTAGCCACTTGAAGTAGCAAAGCAAAGCCCCAAATCATCATAATATCATCGCCATATTTGACTGTTAGTATGATGAtgcttttctgaaatgctgtgtaaaCCTTATATCACATGTTGCTGAACATATACCTTGAAATATTTCTCTTTTGTCTCGTCAATCCACAGAGTGTTTATCCAGAAGTCTTGGGAATTATCAAGATgtcttttggcaaatgtgagacaggactttttattctttgtgcagtggttttggcattggATCTCTCCCATGGAGGCTATTTTTGTctagtctctttcttattgttaaattaTGATCTCTGAGCTCCAATGAGgaaagtgaggcctgcagacctttagatgttgttctggactCTTTTGTGATGTCTTAGATGAGTCATTGGtatgctcttggagtaatttcaGTAGCCTGGCCCCTCCTGGGAAGGGTCACCACTGTTCCAtagtttctccatttgtggataatataTCTCACTATCATTCACTGTAGCTAAAAAGCCTTACAAATGCCTTTTCCAGACTCATAGATACCGGTTCAGattggggcatgatgtgttgctttttgagatcttttaccctgcttcatgttgtcagacaggtcctatagaagtgatttcttgattgcATTTGTATGGCAGTGTTTGGGATTGGTTTTGGCTAATGAAGTTGAATTCAGTTAATTCACAATTTAAGGGGTGGGGGGTTATACCTGaacttaataaattattattcaaAAACTGCTTTCTTTTGCGTTGCTCATCATCTCATCtgtcaaatattaaaattagtatTGATCATCTGAAACATGTGAGTCTGACAAAAGAGCAAGAACAGTAAAAATCCtgaagggggtaaatactttgtCGTAGCAATATTCACAAAATAACTATttgacaatatattttttttgcataCTTTTTTTCAACACTGTTGTTATTGGTCTTGCATTAGGAAAACTTGGGCATTTTGGCAACTTGAAGGTCGTTTTAGGGTGTTACAGAGTTATAAAAGGTACATTATTTAGATAATGAAAATGTCAACTACCTTTATTCCTTCTGGTCATTAAAAGTAACTTGTGAGATTTATTGGAACCATCACAAACCAAAAGAGTCTTTTTCCACTTTGAAGCCATCTTTATTTTGCTCACAtcacagaaaacacatttgaagAACCCCCCATATACGGATTATGTAGATTTGCAGCACCAATAGTTTTCATTTACCAAGTAATAGAAAGGAACAGATCAGAGCACCATTTTTAAACACAGTCTCCTATAACAACCTCTGGAGTGGTATTTGCAGGAGCTTTGGGTTGGGATGATTGGTTAACGGTGGCGCTTGCTTGATTCTCCTGGACCTTGTTCTCCGCTTTCCGTTCCGGCAGGTCAGGGCATTGAGGTTCTGTAAACATAAACCAGACAGATTTTAACCAGGTTTCCCAAATAATTGTGCCTGGTGTTCCTATAGTCCATCATCTGGATTCTGCAAAGGCCTCAATCAAAAATTAGTTTGTCGGTGTAAACATGATTTGCTTTTTTATAATggtgacatttttttattttttttggttttttttagtaGAATCAGATTGTGGTTATGCATTTACAAGATGACAATCTAGTGCAGTTAGTATTATTTACAGTTAATGGCCAGCTTTAAAACAGTGGACGTGTCCTTTTTGGCTTTCTCGCGGAGCATCGAGGACACTGATATATTCTGACGCGTGGAAAGAAAGCCTATAAGCGCACTTCTGAACTATTTGTCAAACAAAAAGCGGCGTGAGGGCAGGCATTCATGTTTAATTGAGCACTTGACTAATAACTGGTGTCAACTGTGGCGTCAGACATGGAGAGACTATGAGACATCTTACCCTAAGGCCCAGCAAACATTAAAGttgcaaatattttcatttatagcCAACCGTTGTGCAATTTTTAAATTGCACTTCTGCCATTCAAAGCAGACGTGGTGACTTAACGTCtgttattttacatttgaacaTATGAGCATGTTTCCGGTTCATATATCTCTCCACGCCATCAGCTAAACTGCTTACACTTGTCGTGTGGGAGGACAAGGGACACATTCtttggtgtttgtttgtttcctgttgGAAGACAGCCAATCTGATTGTAAGAGCCAACCGAAAGCATCCTCTGGGATCAGCAACTGCCTCATGTCAGCTTTGATGAGAGGGTTGAGGGTTGAGCAGTGGCTTTTTGATGTTTGAGTTTGGAATATTTCTTTACGTCGCACATCCAGAACTTACCCTTTGGCAATTCTTCCTTTTTATTAAACTCCAAGCTGTCGGGGAAGAAGAGGATAAATAATGCACATAAGTACTATATTTCACTGGCTTACCCATTTTTTTCTGGTTGTACTGGAGTTTCCATCCCTTTAAATCCCCTTAAAGCGATAAGATGAGGGAAATACTAAACATGAGCAGAACAGATGTGTGGAAGCATCCTCACCTCTCAGGATCAGCAGTTATGCTTTGCATCAGCTCGTTGTAATCCCTGATTTCTTTCTCCAGCTTCATTTTGAGGCATAGCAGCTCTTTGTAGCTATCCACCTTCTGCTGCACCTGAGCCCTCACCTCCTTCAGCTCACCCTCGAGGCCAAGAATAACGCTGTTGAAAGGGATCAGTCGATTGTTGTTCTCAGCCTTGGCTTTTATCAGATTCTCCTCCAGAGTTTGGATCTGTATGGGGAAAGTAGACAGATACGAGAGGTTAGAGCTAACGTTCAATATCTTGCAACAGCACcaggaaaagcaaaaaaaaaagcattttcagaaccAGCGTTCACTGCAATCATTGCTGAAACCCTTCTCATCCAGCTCTGCACATGCCCACTCTTCCTCCACAGAATGattaaagctcagtcagatccTTCCACAATTTCTCAATTTGTAATCTTCCCTTCAACTTAGATAAGCCTTCCTGGCCCTACTAAAAAccctgtttctctcctagacatagcaacaggctgagcttttactgtgactctGTATGGAGTTGTGGAGATTCTAGGCAGATTGAAAACTACTAAAACTGGCCTTTTGTgcctttttataaaaaaaaaaccctgctcctatatgtattatttttggtCAAATTTATTAGGAACCATTGTGAATGGCCTGAAGAGCCACATGGATTTAAAATCCCTATAAAACGCTTATAAAGTCTGTGGTTggaacttgacaaaatgtgaaaaataaatgttcctgTTGGTTTGCAGGAGCACATACAGTTTCTTGTCTTGTCCCACACCCTCAGTTTAATGACAGGCCTGTCAGATAAGCCTGTGAAGGCCAACCTTGCTGTTAGTGACATGATTAAAGACTAAGGGTATTCTGCACAGATCCAGCTGCTTTTGGAATCTATTAATTGCCTGATCATGATCAGCTTCTGATGTGATTTCTCAAAAATATGGACTTGTGGGAGAGTTTTTACAAACCATTTTGTAGCTAGCCTGAATCTGAATTTCCAGAGATTTCCTCTGCTTCAGCAGATTCTTGAGCTCAGACTTTCCAGAGTCCAAAGCCTCGTTGTCCATGGCCTCCTTCACCTTAATGTTCTCAAACTAGAATTGAAGAAATAAACATGGTGAGATAATTGGACAAGTACGGAAGGACATTAACAGCCCAGTTTCTCACCTTTCTGTTGTACCAATCCTCTGTCTCCTTCAAGTTCTTCTCGGCAATATTGTGGTAATGCACCCGCATTTTATTGACAACGTCGGCCAGGTTGGAGTCCTGGGATTCAATTTCCACCTTCACCTCTGCATTTGTGATCTTCTCACGCAGATCTTTCACTTCCTATGAAACCCATGTGTTAGAGTTAAACACAAATCAAAGATAATgtagcagatctgaagaaactTTAGCGGATTGTAGCCTCACATCCTTGTGCTCCTTCTCAAGGCGGTCCACCTCACTGTTGACCAGATTGATCTCTGTCTGCAGCTGCTCTCGGTTACGCTTGGTGTCATCAATGTCCGATTTCAAATTTTCCAGGTCTTTTTCTAACTCCTTATTTGCCTTTGACTCGTCAGCCAGCCTGTTAGTGGAGATAGGATATATTAccacaaatacaaaacatcaAACAAGTCACTGAAAAGTTGGACTGGTCCCCTTTTCACTCTTTGCCCCTTGGTTTTAACTCTTAACCTTACATTTTTAGGGAGCGGGATGTTCAGCATACttcaaatatgttttaaggGAGGGATCATATCGGATAGAATTTTGTTTCTCTGTAACAAGcaagacaataaataaataaatgatgtcTACAGAAGTAATGCTAATAGTTTACATCCAGGCATATTAAGtcacatttgtgtttatttgcttcgAAGGAATAAGTGAGAATGCAACAGATATTTGGATGAATGTCCCATTTCACAGTGAGGATCAGAATTTGTTCCCAAGAAATAGAGACCATAGTAGGGAGAGCATGGGCAGCCAGGTCACCTAGTGTAGGTGGGCCCCTGATGAATTATGTTACACCAGCATGCTTGCTGCTGGCGACCTGACCAGGTTGAACTCAAGTTCTGGATCAAAATAATATAGGCAATTAACATGGGCCTGTTAAATAACCCATCGACAATCCTATTCAGTCAATTTCTGACCAATATGGGCCCCATAAGGAAATTATGACTGAGCAATAACCACAAAAAATATGATACAGCCCTCTGTTTGCATGACACTCACTTGTTCTTGAAGTCACCATGGGCCATCTTGGCATTGTCAATCTGGAGCAACAGCCCTGCGTTGTCAAGGGTGAGATCTTTGATCTAaacagataataataataataataataataataatagtaataatattaataataataatcacaggcaacacacaaacaaccatgcacaaacctaagggaaatttagagagaacaggcatgtctttgtactgtgggaggaagccagagtacccggtgagaacccaccgGTACTCATTGACTGACtgaatgaataataataataatttaaattgaCCTACTTCCTTGTCGAGGTCGTCCAGTGGTTTCTGGATTTTATCCCAGTCTCGTCCCTCAGGAGCTTTCCTCTTGGCCATAATGTCATCAATCTCCTTCTGCAATTTGTCGTTGTCTTCCTTCAGCTGCTTCACCCTGTTCAGGTAGTCGGTCAGCCGCTGGTTCAGGCCCTGCAGCTCCTGCTTGTTGTCCTTTTGGGGGTGGGAAAGAGCGGCAGGAGCCTCGGCGGCTGTGACCGGAGCGGCGGCAGGAGTGACCGGAGCGGAGTCTTTCTCGGTGTCGTTGCGGAGGAAGCTACGGAGCCCCTCCAGGCTGGAGACGGACGCCTTGACGCCCCTTCCCCCGGCTCCTCCGTACATGCTGGCGGCGGTGTTGTTGCGAGGCATGCTTGCTGCTGGGTTACAGAGTTCTGACAGAGGTCTGACACGAAGATTACTGATCGCTGAAGGGTCCACCTGGGTGGAAAGGATGGAGGTGAGTTTTATATCTGCTGTCTGCGCTCATCGCCGCCCACATTAAAGACTTTGGCTCCTGGATCCAATCCTCAGTCTTGGACAAACTGGTTCAGGGCTGGAATTCAAGTATTTCATGTTGACTTCTTCAGTATTCGGCAGCTGTCCTGTTGTGATTGGACACTTGCAAAGTTTTTTGGGAGGTCCACAGGTCCGTCCACCTTTATAAAGGTGATCTGTGGTGGGTTCTCCGCTCACCTGCTCGTTCCTCTCCTGCTCATTCAGTCTCCAAGCTTCAGCACCATGTCTTTCAGCAGCAAGACCTGCGAACCCATCAAGGAACGCGTCATGAGCAAACCCAACGGAAAGGCCGACTCAGCGGGTAAATTCGTGGAGAAAGATCAGATGGTTGGACTTAATGACAAGTTCGTCAAGTTGATTGACAAGGTCTGTacgatttttttttcatatcaaCAGTCTTATTCaataagataaaatattggCAAGTTACTTTATTTCAATAACTCAGTTCACTCATTGAAACACATAATAGATTAAACAGACTTTATAAAACTTTGCATATGCTGATTCTGATAAATGtccgcttacagctaatgaaaatacacttaagattagaatattacatcagcactttaataaaagacattttaatatgTGAGTGTATGAAggtaatctgacaaacgagcctcggTCGAAACATGTGATTAATTCAATAGAACTGTATAATTTCACTGTATGTATAAggtatagatagatagatagatagatagatagatagatagatagatagatagatagatagatagatagatagatagatagatagatagatagatagatagatagatagatagatagatagatagatagatagatagatagatagatagatagatagatagattcaaacagaaatctatttatttatttatttatttttgagtgggtacaaaatggctattaaataaataaatgtttttcctattttcagttgggtttttaaatattcattttaaaatgataaattttGCAACAGAAAGATCATAAAATCTTATAATACAATCTGCCCGTTATTCATTGTTCACACTCCGACTATAATCTCAGATTCCTTGGGCCTAATTTTATAGTTCAACCACAATAATAGAGTAAAACTCATACCTGAGGCCATGAAAAGCCACTTGCTCTGCCAGGTTTCCTGTTGTGTTTGGCAGGATCTAgactgccatctagtggtacATTAGTAGAATACAGCAGAATAATAGCTCATTTGCCCTTCAATGGGGAAATTCAATGTATTAGCAGGAACCAATCTTAAAGACATTCacaattctttaaaataaaaggggATATTAGACATGGTACTAACACACATAGTGAGTGTGCCACCACCATTACCAGCGAGTTTCCTCATGGAAATCCAGTGAACGTcccttgtttgtctgtgttttaggTGAAGAACCTAGAGGACGAGAAGAAAATACTTGAAACGAAGCTGAAGATCCTCAAGGGGCAGGAGGACTACAGTGGGAACGTGAATGCAATTGTGAAGCAGGAAAAAAATGACCTCCAGGAGAAGATCGACAACTTGAAGCGTGACCAGGAAAAACTGAAGGATGAGCTTGAAGACACGCAGAAGGAGGTGGAAGATGCCAAGAAGAGGTGAGCAGCTCACAGATGTCATTAATCtcattattctttattttaaattctggatGACTTCAAAGTACTTGTATTCCTGTATTGTTATTTCTACCTTTATCTTTTATTCTCTCTTTGTTGCAGCTATGAGGATGAAGTGACAAAGAGAACTGATCTGGAGTATGACTTTATCATTAGCAAAAAGGTAATCAAACATTATTCTGCTTCAGGGAAAATCCCTTTAATCATCTTTTAAAGTTGTGACATTCTGctttattattcttttccaCTCAAATTTGAAAACATGTGTGCAACAGGAGTTAGATAAAAGCCATCTGGATTTGGTAGAGGATGTTCtggagctggaggacctgaCAAGGAAGCTGCAGTTCCTCAGGGCTGGCTTTGATGAGGTAAAGGAGGATGGAAagcatggaaaaagaaaataaaatctggaaaaagACATTATTCTTTATCCCCTTGTTCAAATGTCTTTTCCTTCCTTTCTGGCTTGTAGCTCTCTTATTTCTTGTGTCCTTCATATTGTTTTTTCCGTGTGTCCCACCTCTCTCTTTTCAtgtgttttccttctttccttccttctgtcttttcttctttccttcctccCTTCACTTTgtatcttctttctttctttctttctttctattaGTCCTTCcagagaacaaaaaacaaaaatatcgtCCAACCAACTGTTTTTACCTTTTCAACCCCTTGTAGGAGATCAAGGAGCTGGAATCGATGGTCAAGAATGAGACAGTGATTATTCCCAGCCCCAACAAACGTTCCCTGGACGTGACTGAGTATGTTAAAACCATCGAGAATCAGTATGCCAATATGGCTTCTCATGGCAGGGTTGAAGCGGAGCAATGGAATCAAAGAAAAGTGAgcataataaaaacagattaaggCTTTTCCATATAGTGCAAGTCAATGTTGTAATTCAAATACCTTCTATTTTCCCAACCTTTAGATTGAGTCCTTGGTCCAAAGTGCAGGACAGAAGGAGCAGGCAGTACGTGACATAAAGAGAGAAATCTCTGACATCTTGCGCCAAATCCAGAGGCTTAGTGGAGACTTGGATGGTCTGAAAAGAAAGGTAGGAACCAGACATTAACCCCACAGCATTTCTTAATCTGCCCACTCTCTGACCATCCAGCtgatgtccttttttttttttttttttttatttcgcTGTTAGGAAGAGTccttgaaaaatgaaattgatGAAACTAGAAAAGACGGTGAAGGAGAGGTGGAAGAGGCCAGACGTCACATCAAGCTGCTCGAGGACAACTTGAAGTCACACAAGCAGGAGTTGGCCAGGCAGATCCGCCAACACCAGGAGCTGCTGAATCTCAAACTGGCCCTCGACATCGAGATCGCCACCTATCGCCAGCTGCTGATGGGCGAAGAGCAGAGGTATGTGACGGTGGAGGTTTTAGAGTGAGATCTCGTCAATCTGCACAAGATTAAGGTGTGTAAACACTTCTACTGACATCTTCTTCTCTCCTCTATGTCTGTGAAGGATGGACAACCTCCAAGGTTCAGGTGAGAACTAATTTATCTGAtatgaaaaaaatctttaaaaaattcAAAGTCATGATGTTTCTGAGTTGTCATTATGCACGATGTTATCATAAACTAACCACTGAAAATGAtgcagatacaaaaaaaaaaacttgggtagaagtttctctgtttttactcATCACTTCCTTAATCCATGTGACCTCCTTTAGGAATCTTCATTTGCAAATCACTTCTTTTAATTCTAACAAAGCCCTAACATCCTAATGCACTTTGCTTAAAAATGCAGCCGAAAATGCAAACAACTGATTTTTAAGCTCATTTTGACGTCCGTGAGTTAGTGTGTTTGCTAGTTCCTTAAGTTTTCAAGCAGGTCATAGAACTGAGTAAAAAAATTCTGATTAAGGTTAGAAATTATGTTTCTATTGCCGCCTTAAAAGGTAGTTAATAtgcaagtttttttattttcctccctGCAGAGGAAGACAGGCTTTAAATATTTAACCATTATAACAAATGTAATTAAACTCTAAATGAAATAGATCCTCAGAAAAGTGGTGGTCAGACCTCCGAATTTTGTTGTCATCTTCGATTTGAGAtgtttcaaacacacacacaacaaaagGGATCTAAAAGTTTTATATAGATGagactttttaaatatatatttttaccagTAAAATAGTAGTttaccattttttgtattaacattcaataataataataattttgtagAAGACACAGTATACCAAAGGTTTCAAAATCTAAC
This DNA window, taken from Girardinichthys multiradiatus isolate DD_20200921_A chromosome 24, DD_fGirMul_XY1, whole genome shotgun sequence, encodes the following:
- the LOC124861599 gene encoding keratin, type I cytoskeletal 18-like isoform X1, whose protein sequence is MPRNNTAASMYGGAGGRGVKASVSSLEGLRSFLRNDTEKDSAPVTPAAAPVTAAEAPAALSHPQKDNKQELQGLNQRLTDYLNRVKQLKEDNDKLQKEIDDIMAKRKAPEGRDWDKIQKPLDDLDKEIKDLTLDNAGLLLQIDNAKMAHGDFKNKLADESKANKELEKDLENLKSDIDDTKRNREQLQTEINLVNSEVDRLEKEHKDEVKDLREKITNAEVKVEIESQDSNLADVVNKMRVHYHNIAEKNLKETEDWYNRKFENIKVKEAMDNEALDSGKSELKNLLKQRKSLEIQIQASYKMIQTLEENLIKAKAENNNRLIPFNSVILGLEGELKEVRAQVQQKVDSYKELLCLKMKLEKEIRDYNELMQSITADPESLEFNKKEELPKEPQCPDLPERKAENKVQENQASATVNQSSQPKAPANTTPEVVIGDCV
- the LOC124861599 gene encoding keratin, type I cytoskeletal 18-like isoform X2, with the translated sequence MPRNNTAASMYGGAGGRGVKASVSSLEGLRSFLRNDTEKDSAPVTPAAAPVTAAEAPAALSHPQKDNKQELQGLNQRLTDYLNRVKQLKEDNDKLQKEIDDIMAKRKAPEGRDWDKIQKPLDDLDKEIKDLTLDNAGLLLQIDNAKMAHGDFKNKLADESKANKELEKDLENLKSDIDDTKRNREQLQTEINLVNSEVDRLEKEHKDEVKDLREKITNAEVKVEIESQDSNLADVVNKMRVHYHNIAEKNLKETEDWYNRKFENIKVKEAMDNEALDSGKSELKNLLKQRKSLEIQIQASYKMIQTLEENLIKAKAENNNRLIPFNSVILGLEGELKEVRAQVQQKVDSYKELLCLKMKLEKEIRDYNELMQSITADPERTSMP
- the LOC124861604 gene encoding intermediate filament protein ON3-like, with the protein product MSFSSKTCEPIKERVMSKPNGKADSAGKFVEKDQMVGLNDKFVKLIDKVKNLEDEKKILETKLKILKGQEDYSGNVNAIVKQEKNDLQEKIDNLKRDQEKLKDELEDTQKEVEDAKKSYEDEVTKRTDLEYDFIISKKELDKSHLDLVEDVLELEDLTRKLQFLRAGFDEEIKELESMVKNETVIIPSPNKRSLDVTEYVKTIENQYANMASHGRVEAEQWNQRKIESLVQSAGQKEQAVRDIKREISDILRQIQRLSGDLDGLKRKEESLKNEIDETRKDGEGEVEEARRHIKLLEDNLKSHKQELARQIRQHQELLNLKLALDIEIATYRQLLMGEEQRMDNLQGSDF